Below is a window of Roseivirga misakiensis DNA.
TAGGCGTTGGTGTTTACCCCTCCTCCGGTTTCTTTGATTAAAACCGTTACGCCAATGAGCTCCTCTCCTGAGCTGGCATCTCGAACGTAACCGTTAAGTGTGAATTTGTCTTGCGCCCTAGATTCGTTAAAAATAAATAGGACACACATTAAGCATATTAATACTCGCATAGTGTTGTTGTGTGATTGAATTATCGGACTTTCCGATGACCTTTTCTGTTAGACGGGTGAAAAATTAGATACACGTATAACAGACTATAATATTTCTCTATTTAAGTCGATCGAAATGAAAAAAGGTTGTAGAATTCGTGAAATTATTTCACCTCAGTGCTCAAAAGCTGTTGAATGACGGCCTCATCTTTTTGGTTCTCGAATATGTAATGTGTGGCCTCGTAGCCTAAATCGAATATCTCTTGGCCCATTTTTATATCAAAGGTACCGAAGGCGCGTAAGCCTTTGGGTTCGATTAATAAATCACACATAGAGGCACTTTTTGCCACATTAGCACTAAGACTCACCATGGAAATTCTCTCAATCATTTTTTTGGTACCGCCTAGTTTCTCTTCTTTTAAAACAGGAGACGCATTCACCCCAATGACTACATCGCACGCCGATCTAATAGATTCTACGGGAAGGTTATTCACTATTCCGCCATCTACGTACAAATCGCCATCAATTTTAATTGGGTCAAAAACGAAAGGAATACAGCACGAGGCCATCATTGGTTTTACGAGTTCTCCGCTCTCAAATACCTGAGGTCGTCCTGTATTTAAGTTAGTCGCTACAATTTTCAAAGGGATTTTAGTGGCCGAAAAGTCATCTTTTTTAAAGTGCCTTCTGAAGACATCCTCACTCCGACTCATGCTGAAGATTCCTTTCCAACTAAAGGCAGGCCAAACGATCTGAAAGAGGTTAGTCTTAGAAACTATTTTCATAATCTCAGCTGGTGCGAATCCATTGGCGTAGAATGCGCCTACTATTGAACCAGCACTTGTGCCAGCTATATAGTCTACAGTAATACCGAGCTCTTCTAAGGCTTTCAATACGCCTAAATGGGCAATTCCTCGTGCCCCACCTCCGGATAACGCTATACCAACTTTCATGCGTTTTATTTAACGTTCAAATGCAACTTTAAGATCAAAGTATTTCGCTCAAAGGAAAGGTTCTGTCTAACCTTACTCCTTTCTCCGTCCTTTTTACAGTACAACATTCGTTGACCGCATCATGTTCGAGAAAAAGAATGTATTCATTATCGGCGGCTTCCTCTAAAAACTCGCCCTTCTCTTTTAGTGTAATCAGTGGCCTAGTATCATACCCCATTACATATGGCAAAGGAATATGTCCAACAGAAGGAAGCAAGTCAGCCATAAAAACTATCGTTTTCCCCTTATACTTAATTTTGGGTAGCATTTGCTTATCAGTATGACCATCTACGGTATGTATATCGAATTGTGCGAATGGAGAGGGCTTTTTAAAGTCAATAAATTCTAAATGACCACTTTCTTGAATCGGCAGTATGTTTTCTTTTAGGAAAGAGGCCTTTTCACGAGCATTTGGCTCCGTAGCCCATTTCCAATGGTCTTCATTCGACCAATACTTTGCATTTGGAAAATGTAGTGCTAAGCTATCTCGATTATCTCCAGAATAATCAACTCCACCGCCACAATGATCGAAATGAAGGTGTGTCAAAAACATATCCGTCACATCGGACTTATCGAAACCAGCCGCGTTTAAAGAAGCATCAAGGGAGTCGTTACCATGAAGATAATAATGACTAAAAAACTTGGCATCCTGTTTATTACCAATACCATTATCGATCAAAATAAGCCGATTACCATCTTCAATTAAAAGACAACGCATGGTCCATGTGCACATATTTCGTTCATCGGCAGGATTTGTTCTCTCCCATAGCGATTTTGGCACCACACCAAACATGGCGCCGCCATCCAATTTGAAATTTCCTGTATTTATAATGTGCAGATTCATTTGCCTAATTATTCTAAGTATGCCTTTAGTCTAGGTACCAAAGTATTAATATCCTCTAGTGTACGACTGTAGATATCTAGTTTTTCTTCTTTCAAATCACGCCAGCGACCTAGCAGGTTTTGAAACTCTAAATCTTGAACAAACTTAGTATTCGGTGCCCGAGCAATAAAATAATCAGTGTTTTTAGTCAAATACGGATCCATATGCTCGTCAATATAATTCTGGCTGATTTCCAAAATTCTATCGGTTTGAAATGTTCTGATTCTGTAGAAAAAGCTAATATCGCTCCTGACATCGAAGTCCGTGATTATATCCAGTTTCCCGCCGCTTTTAAGAATCTCATAGGTATTGCTATTGATAAGCCAATTATTTCGGTTCATGAAATTACCGACATACCACTGTATTGAATCATTACCATAATCCTTATTACGGCAAATTTCCATAAATGCCTCCACCCTTTCTAGGTTCTCCTCAATATTGGCAATTTGATAAACAAAGGCCGCGCTATCGGATTCAAGGTCGTTGATCATGGTTCTGACGAATTCATCCCCCATGCTTATTTCTTTACTTCGCTCTCCCCAATTGCTTAACCAAAACGCAATCGTAATACCGATAATGACAATGAAAATTTCGAGTACAATGGCCAAAAATGAATCTCGCTTTAACTTCATACTATTTTAAATTTTCAATTCTCACAATTAATGAATCACACTTGGCTATCATCTTTTGATAGGCCATTTGCCGACCGCTCAAAAGGTTATAATAACTACCCAGCAGGTTAAATGCTTTTTTGGTCTTTAAAGGCGCATCATCCAAGATACCATTTTCACTTTTATCCCTCGTAAATTCAATATTTGATATGATATAAGGCTGTATATGATTATCTGATAAGTTTTGCACCACCCTATCGGCTCTTTCCAATTCCTTATATTCTACATTATATAAGTCGGACAAATCGGCGCGAAGCTCAAAATCTTGAATTAGGTTTAAATCTCCCGAGTTAACCATTGAGGTATATGTCCCATTTTTTGGATAAAAATGAGTCGCTAAATATCCACTCGTCGCATGGTGGAACTTGTAAGATTCTAAAGGAGCGTTGGTTCCTATAAAGTAGAATACTTCACCAACGTAACGCAATACGGTATTGGTAGAATCGTAGATCAGCTGCAAATCTGTTCTATCCTTTTCTAGGTCTGATTTGATCGAGTTCAGATAGTTTTGCTCTAGTTTTCTTTCCTTTTTCGAGTCAGACCACCCCTCTAATGTAAAGGCTATACTTATGCCGATGATGACGACAATCAGTTCTATAAAGTGCTGTTTCCAGGAAATTTTTTGCTTGGCCATATTTATAGTATCTGACGGAAATTAGCCAAAAACAAAAAGACCACAAAGCAAGGCTTCGTGGTCTCTTATAACTGGGGTTAATTATTTATTCTACTACTTCTCCCATATCAGAGAATTTATCAATTCTAGCATTGATACGTTCTGCAGGAGACATGGCTGAAAGTGTATTTATTTCTGCCAAAATTCTATCTTTTAGAGTTTGATACATCCAATTCGGGTCGCGATGAGCGCCGCCTAGTGGTTCTTCGATGATACCATCAATTAGCCCGAAACTTTCCATATCAGTTGCAGTTAGCTTCAATGCCTCTGCAGCTTGTTCTTTATAATCCCAACTTCTCCATAGAATGGATGAGCATGACTCTGGCGATATTACGGAATACCAAGTATTCTCCATCATAAGCACTCTGTCTCCAATGGCAATGCCTAACGCACCACCCGAAGCACCTTCACCGATAATGATGCAGATAACAGGAACTTTAAGCATAAACATCTCTTTGATGTTTCTAGCAATCGCCTCGCCCTGCCCTCTTTCCTCGGCTTCTAGGCCCGGATAAGCACCTGGAGTGTCAATTAAAGTAACGATCGGCCTGCCAAATTTCTCAGCCATTTTGAAGAGTCTCAAAGCTTTTCTGTAGCCCTCAGGGTTGGCCATTCCAAAGTTTCTCATTTGGCGCTGCTTGGTATTTCTACCTTTCTGCTGGCCCACGAACATCACCGATTGGCCATTTAGTGTACCAAATCCTCCAACCATTGCTTTGTCATCTTTCACTGTTCTATCACCGTGAATTTCGACAAAGTCGTCTGTCATGTTGTAGATGTAATCGAGTGTGTAGGGTCTTTCCTCGTGTCTTGACAACTGCACTCGCTGCCAACGGGTAAGGTTCTTATAAGTATCAACTTTGAGCTTTTGAATCTTTGCCTCAAGTGCCTTTACAGCTTTTGAAACATCAACTTGACTGCTTTCGGCGAGTTGCTTCATCTCAGTCAGTTTACCTTCTAGCTCTATTATGGGTTGTTCAAATTCCAATGTCGTCCGTTCTTAATTGGTGAAGCTACAAAACTAAATATTAAACTGCTTTCCAACTTAATTTTTTACGATAAATGCCAGTACATCTTTTTTACCTATTTTCAGGATTTGGTAGATTAGACTTATTGCGAGCAGTTTTATGACGGAAATAGACAATTCCAACCTTCGTACGATAAAAAACATACTAATCCTCTTTGCGGCGATTTTGGTGATTGTGATTATAAAAACGCTATCAGGTCTACTAATCCCTCTCGCTTTCGCCCTTTTTGTGGGTATTTTACTCTCACCGATCATTGAATTCCTTGAGCGGAAAGGATGGCCTTATTCAGTTAGCATTACCGTAATTACCATTCTTACGCTAGGTTTTATCTTCTTAATCGGTCTTGTTGTTTTCGATACTGCTACCCAAATCGTCGCTGAAAAGGGAAAACTTCTTTCCCAAATGGAAACTCGTTTTGAAGTCATTTTAAGTCAAATTGAATTTATTCCGGGTGTTAAAGAGCTCGAAGCCGATGGTTTTACCAATGCGCTTAACCGCATAATTTCAAAAGATTTCATTATGAATACATCTGGAGTAGTCGCGGGTCAGCTAGGTACATTCACTTTTAACTTTATACTGAGCGCAGTTTATCTAGTGGCCGTGCTGGGTAGTATTGTGAAGTATGAAATGTACATTAACTATCTAGAAGGTGACGATCAACATGGTAAAGAGCGACTCATTAATTCATTTGTGGAAGTGAAATCTTCTATTGTGAGCTACATGAAGGTTAAGTTCTTCACAAGTTTCTGTACCGGACTGTTCTTTGGTGTACTAAGCTGGATATTCGGCATTGACTTCGCCCTTTTCTGGGGATTTCTAGCCTTCTTACTCAACTTTATTCCAACGGTAGGTTCAATTGCCGCTACAATTCCTCCGGTGCTATTAGGCCTAATTCAAATTGATAGTAGTGGCTCTTTTGTTTTATTTATTGCCTTACTGATCGCCACCCAGTTCGTTTGGGGAAACATTATTGAGCCTTTATTAATGGGCTCTTCTGTAGCGCTAAATACGGTCACAGTTATTCTAGGGCTAGTTATATGGGGCTATATCTGGGGGATTTCAGGGATGCTCCTATCTGTACCACTCATTGTAATGGCTCGCGTGATTCTTGCACAAATTCCAGATGCAGACCTGTTGGTGAAACTCATGGGCAGAAGTAAACTTAAAGAAGCAGAGTAAGCCGACTTGGACATGAAATACTCCTATGAGCATAATGCCATGGCGACACAATTCACGCTCGTTGTTGCCAATGAAACGGAAGAATACGCCATAAACGCATCAAGGCAAGTTTTTGACTTGATTGACCGCTTAGAGCATCAATTGAGCCGTTTTATTCCTGACGGTGATATCGCGCGAATTAACCGCATGAAAGAAAACGAGCAAATGCCGCTCGACTTTGAGACCTGGGAGCTATTAAAAATGGCCATTGACGTGACGCTTAATACCGGTGGTGCTTTTGATATTGGCATCGCCAAACACATGGAAATCTTTAGAGCTACTAAGTCAGGTATTTTAAATGAGTTTGAAATGACGACCGCTTTAGAACAGGTTCAGAAAGAAAAAGCAGCGTCAAGCGTTTATATCGATCCTGATAAACCGATGGCTTATTGCCTGCAACCTGGCGTCCAATTCGATTTAGGTGGTATTGGAAAAGGTTATGCCCTAGACAAAGCGAAAGGGCTTTTGGACGAACTAGGTATCCATAACTTTTCTATTAGTGCAAGTGACAGTACAGTACTTCTCAATAATCAACCTGAGGTAGTATCGCACTGGGACTATACGATCGCCAATTCTAAAGACAAAATGGACCTTGAACTGAGTAATGTGGCAGTTAGCGCATCAGGAACTTCTTTTCAAGGCAACCATATATTCGACCCAAGAACAGGTTTAAATGAATTGACATCTAATCATAAACGGCTGTGGGTAGCTGCCGAAACTGCTGTACACTCAGATGCTTATGCAACCGCTTTTTTCATCCTAAATGAGGCTGAAATGGAAGAAATCATAAAGTCAAGTGATAAAATTATCTGGGTGGCTTATACAAAGGATGGAAACCTAAAATTGCTTACAAAAAATAATTTATCTTAGAAGACAAGAATTCAAAAACAACTCACTTTTTAAAAGGCATGGAGAATACAGGAAGAAGAACGTTCATAAAAACCTCAGCGCTAGTCGGAGGTGGATTATTAT
It encodes the following:
- a CDS encoding MBL fold metallo-hydrolase, which codes for MNLHIINTGNFKLDGGAMFGVVPKSLWERTNPADERNMCTWTMRCLLIEDGNRLILIDNGIGNKQDAKFFSHYYLHGNDSLDASLNAAGFDKSDVTDMFLTHLHFDHCGGGVDYSGDNRDSLALHFPNAKYWSNEDHWKWATEPNAREKASFLKENILPIQESGHLEFIDFKKPSPFAQFDIHTVDGHTDKQMLPKIKYKGKTIVFMADLLPSVGHIPLPYVMGYDTRPLITLKEKGEFLEEAADNEYILFLEHDAVNECCTVKRTEKGVRLDRTFPLSEIL
- a CDS encoding FAD:protein FMN transferase, giving the protein MKYSYEHNAMATQFTLVVANETEEYAINASRQVFDLIDRLEHQLSRFIPDGDIARINRMKENEQMPLDFETWELLKMAIDVTLNTGGAFDIGIAKHMEIFRATKSGILNEFEMTTALEQVQKEKAASSVYIDPDKPMAYCLQPGVQFDLGGIGKGYALDKAKGLLDELGIHNFSISASDSTVLLNNQPEVVSHWDYTIANSKDKMDLELSNVAVSASGTSFQGNHIFDPRTGLNELTSNHKRLWVAAETAVHSDAYATAFFILNEAEMEEIIKSSDKIIWVAYTKDGNLKLLTKNNLS
- a CDS encoding acetyl-CoA carboxylase carboxyltransferase subunit alpha → MKQLAESSQVDVSKAVKALEAKIQKLKVDTYKNLTRWQRVQLSRHEERPYTLDYIYNMTDDFVEIHGDRTVKDDKAMVGGFGTLNGQSVMFVGQQKGRNTKQRQMRNFGMANPEGYRKALRLFKMAEKFGRPIVTLIDTPGAYPGLEAEERGQGEAIARNIKEMFMLKVPVICIIIGEGASGGALGIAIGDRVLMMENTWYSVISPESCSSILWRSWDYKEQAAEALKLTATDMESFGLIDGIIEEPLGGAHRDPNWMYQTLKDRILAEINTLSAMSPAERINARIDKFSDMGEVVE
- a CDS encoding patatin-like phospholipase family protein, encoding MKVGIALSGGGARGIAHLGVLKALEELGITVDYIAGTSAGSIVGAFYANGFAPAEIMKIVSKTNLFQIVWPAFSWKGIFSMSRSEDVFRRHFKKDDFSATKIPLKIVATNLNTGRPQVFESGELVKPMMASCCIPFVFDPIKIDGDLYVDGGIVNNLPVESIRSACDVVIGVNASPVLKEEKLGGTKKMIERISMVSLSANVAKSASMCDLLIEPKGLRAFGTFDIKMGQEIFDLGYEATHYIFENQKDEAVIQQLLSTEVK
- a CDS encoding DUF6090 family protein; this encodes MAKQKISWKQHFIELIVVIIGISIAFTLEGWSDSKKERKLEQNYLNSIKSDLEKDRTDLQLIYDSTNTVLRYVGEVFYFIGTNAPLESYKFHHATSGYLATHFYPKNGTYTSMVNSGDLNLIQDFELRADLSDLYNVEYKELERADRVVQNLSDNHIQPYIISNIEFTRDKSENGILDDAPLKTKKAFNLLGSYYNLLSGRQMAYQKMIAKCDSLIVRIENLK
- a CDS encoding AI-2E family transporter, encoding MTEIDNSNLRTIKNILILFAAILVIVIIKTLSGLLIPLAFALFVGILLSPIIEFLERKGWPYSVSITVITILTLGFIFLIGLVVFDTATQIVAEKGKLLSQMETRFEVILSQIEFIPGVKELEADGFTNALNRIISKDFIMNTSGVVAGQLGTFTFNFILSAVYLVAVLGSIVKYEMYINYLEGDDQHGKERLINSFVEVKSSIVSYMKVKFFTSFCTGLFFGVLSWIFGIDFALFWGFLAFLLNFIPTVGSIAATIPPVLLGLIQIDSSGSFVLFIALLIATQFVWGNIIEPLLMGSSVALNTVTVILGLVIWGYIWGISGMLLSVPLIVMARVILAQIPDADLLVKLMGRSKLKEAE